The following are encoded in a window of Palaemon carinicauda isolate YSFRI2023 chromosome 31, ASM3689809v2, whole genome shotgun sequence genomic DNA:
- the LOC137624802 gene encoding uncharacterized protein translates to MTVNHNQAMYAGPSLNQKITSAMLHLRFGSKLLIFDIKKAFNQIALSELDQQKLLFLWYKNVKKGDFSIIAYKNVRLPFGLRCSPTILMLALFKILVLDSKNDNPRLRNAKWIMYQLFYMDNGGFTCESSETLNWIYMRFYKQMFSNDSTLQDKIDGENMQSDIGCKKSEMEVKLLGMIWNRRNDTISTRKLCLDEKATTKREILRSIASNYDVFNINGPLLNRARLFMPDLQCERTLGWDAQLRDFQKREWRNIANQVNSAPVFELQRCVGERTDEYKLEAYVDASKRVYGVVCLCNIRSGEKSFVLGKNRLIGSKLHEKSIPSQELQAICLGTEVLLDTYNELSGTQCLVPIKIVDLGPFSDSFVSLSWL, encoded by the exons ATGACGGTCAATCATAATCAGGCTATGTATGCTGGCCCATCACTCAAtcagaagataacgtctgcaatgcTTCATTTGAGATTCGGATCTAAATTACTGATCTTCGATATTAAGAAAGCCTTCAATCAAATAGCACTCAGTGAGCTTGATCAGCAGAAGTTACTCTTTTTGTGGTATAAGAATGTTAAGAAAGGGGATTTCTCTATAATTGCCTACAAAAATGTTCGCCTTCCTTTTGGACTTCGATGCAGTCCTACAATTTTGATGTTGgctcttttcaaaattttagtaCTGGATAGCAAGAATGATAATCCTAGACTAAGAAATGCAAAATGGATAATGTATCAGCTCTTCTATATGGACAATGGTGGATTTACTTGTGAATCATCTGAAACCTTGAATTGgatatatatgagattttacaAG CAGATGTTTTCTAATGATTCTACGCTACAAGATAAAATTGATGGAGAAAATATGCAATCGGATATAGGATGCAAGAAATCTGAGATGGAGGTGAAATTACTTGGGATGATCTGGAATCGTAGGAATGATACAATTTCAACCAGGAAATTGTGCCTTGATGAGAAGGCTACTACAAAGAGGGAAATTTTGCGATCCATTGCATCTAATTATGATGTTTTCAACATAAATGGTCCTCTTCTTAACAGAGCTAGACTTTTTATGCCGGATTTACAATGTGAGAGAACGCTCGGATGGGATGCACAACTTAGAGACTTTCAAAAAagggaatggagaaatattgcaaACCAAGTAAATTCTGCTCCTGTTTTTGAGCTTCAGAGATGTGTTGGTGAAAGGACAGATGAATATAAACTTGAGGCTTATGTTGATGCTAGCAAAAGAGTTTATGGAGTTGTATGTTTATGCAATATAAGAAGTGGTGAAAAAAGCTTTGTATTAGGGAAAAACAGACTCATTGGATCCAAATTGCATGAAAAGTCCATTCCTTCACAAGAATTACAGGCTATATGTTTGGGTACAGAGGTTTTGTTGGATACCTATAATGAACTGAGTGGCACACAGTGCCTGGTGCCCATCAAAATAGTTGACTTGGGGCCATTCTCAGATAGTTTTGTTTCCCTGTCATGGCTTTAG